The proteins below are encoded in one region of bacterium:
- a CDS encoding sigma-70 family RNA polymerase sigma factor — MTYPEMNEDPGRGVSRRGDESATEGDDVEHALTVSSSEREAYEAFVGEHAQEVYNIAMVLTGDRYRADELAQEAFLKLYRSLQHFDPDRSLRNWLYTVLKNLYIDSWRRENRMKTNSIDEPISLGGGSSVPFQLESPDPDPERVIGSNEVAVIVRDAVSRLPKKYSMAVALCDLEGLTYEEISEVMECSIGTVRSRIHRGRKLLRERLSDVAPQLLGYTPA; from the coding sequence ATGACGTATCCTGAGATGAACGAGGATCCCGGCCGGGGTGTGTCGAGGCGGGGAGATGAGTCCGCCACGGAGGGGGATGACGTGGAGCATGCACTGACGGTAAGCTCCAGCGAACGGGAGGCCTACGAGGCCTTCGTCGGGGAGCACGCCCAAGAGGTGTACAACATCGCCATGGTCCTCACCGGGGACCGTTATCGGGCCGACGAGCTGGCGCAGGAGGCGTTCCTGAAGCTCTACCGCTCGCTCCAGCATTTCGATCCCGACCGCTCGCTCCGGAACTGGCTCTACACGGTGCTCAAGAACCTCTACATAGATTCCTGGCGCCGCGAAAACCGGATGAAAACGAACAGCATCGACGAGCCCATCTCCCTGGGCGGCGGCTCCTCGGTCCCCTTCCAGCTCGAAAGCCCCGACCCGGACCCCGAGCGGGTCATCGGATCCAACGAGGTGGCGGTCATAGTGCGGGACGCCGTCAGCCGTCTGCCCAAGAAGTACTCCATGGCCGTCGCCCTGTGCGACCTGGAGGGGCTCACCTACGAGGAAATTTCCGAGGTGATGGAGTGCTCGATCGGGACGGTCCGCTCACGCATCCACCGCGGACGCAAGCTCCTCCGCGAGCGCCTGTCCGACGTGGCGCCCCAGCTCCTGGGCTACACCCCCGCCTGA
- a CDS encoding zf-HC2 domain-containing protein, with protein MRCWRAKGLFSAYMDDELRGRELAAFCAHLNGCPACRRELAELRALKEAVGSVSYQLSDDFHQAVLSHSRLADLVTERFRSRSEARSARPNMRLVLVAASVVILAVGVGLLGLNNMAETASPMALDLPLAGDRVTDSSPATAAELGTEPGDVAEAVAKAVHKDTGPEEYLSEHLAATEVSQSSTEELSRHVLADEALTRAAEVPIEISTGVRFSLVSAGSPIPDTAADLPSLPAEGAADADAEHPAGERTGE; from the coding sequence ATGAGATGCTGGCGTGCTAAAGGCCTGTTTTCAGCCTACATGGACGACGAGCTGCGAGGGCGCGAACTGGCCGCGTTCTGTGCGCACCTGAATGGTTGCCCGGCCTGCCGGCGCGAGCTCGCCGAGCTGCGCGCGTTGAAGGAGGCCGTCGGCTCGGTCAGCTACCAGCTCTCCGACGATTTCCACCAAGCCGTCCTGTCCCACTCGCGCCTCGCGGACCTTGTGACGGAGCGTTTCCGGTCGCGGAGCGAGGCCCGGTCGGCCCGGCCCAACATGCGTCTCGTTTTGGTGGCCGCATCCGTGGTCATCCTCGCGGTCGGAGTGGGGCTCCTCGGCCTGAATAACATGGCGGAGACAGCGTCGCCGATGGCCCTCGATCTGCCGCTGGCCGGCGACCGCGTGACCGATTCGTCGCCGGCGACCGCCGCCGAGCTCGGGACTGAGCCGGGCGACGTGGCCGAAGCGGTGGCGAAGGCGGTGCATAAAGATACCGGCCCCGAGGAATATTTGAGCGAGCATCTGGCCGCGACCGAGGTGTCCCAGAGCTCCACCGAGGAGCTCTCCCGCCACGTCCTCGCCGACGAGGCGCTCACCCGCGCCGCCGAAGTTCCCATCGAAATCTCGACCGGCGTCCGTTTCTCCCTCGTTAGCGCCGGCTCCCCCATCCCGGACACCGCCGCCGATCTGCCGAGCCTGCCCGCGGAGGGCGCCGCGGATGCGGATGCCGAGCATCCGGCCGGGGAGCGTACGGGGGAGTAG
- the cdd gene encoding cytidine deaminase — protein MSPEELLERAAEARVLARAPYSGFAVGAAVLCADGRVFTGANVENAAYGESLCAERNAAGSAVSAGALPITACAMVAGRTGSPPRGVWPCGACRQFLFELGGGDLMVYTLADDGSVASARLADLLPLPFGREQLE, from the coding sequence ATGAGCCCCGAGGAGCTGCTCGAGAGGGCCGCGGAGGCCCGTGTCCTGGCCCGCGCGCCGTATTCCGGGTTCGCGGTGGGGGCCGCGGTGCTCTGTGCCGACGGTCGAGTGTTCACCGGGGCGAACGTGGAGAACGCGGCCTACGGCGAATCTCTCTGCGCCGAGCGCAACGCCGCGGGGAGCGCCGTCTCCGCGGGGGCACTGCCCATCACGGCCTGTGCCATGGTCGCCGGGCGGACGGGCTCGCCGCCCCGGGGCGTCTGGCCCTGCGGCGCCTGCCGTCAGTTTCTCTTCGAGCTGGGAGGCGGCGACCTGATGGTCTATACTTTGGCCGACGACGGGTCGGTGGCGTCGGCCCGCCTGGCCGATCTCCTACCACTCCCCTTTGGGCGGGAACAACTGGAGTAA